In Haloarcula rubripromontorii, one DNA window encodes the following:
- a CDS encoding branched-chain amino acid ABC transporter permease produces the protein MAQILQYLANGLVFSSIIILGSIGLSLVYSIADFANFAHGDTMTLGAYGAFVAFGVFGGLGGTVLGLPIGFFLALAVGMALAAVVAVLTHVLVYKPLDTDSIGLLITSIGVAFVYRAVLQGTFGTDFLQYDIRRSGPIPLLLDTLDVAVTQRDVAIIVSAAVLVVGLHLLLQRTTLGRKMRATADNPDLARVSGIRTDRVILVMWVVGSALAAAGGVFLALYSQLDPRIGFNILLVVFAAVILGGIGSVYGAMLGGLLIGMLHELTPLLSDVGLPISNAYAPAVAFVIMVAVLLVRPRGIAGDMT, from the coding sequence ATGGCGCAGATATTACAATACCTGGCAAACGGGCTCGTTTTCAGTAGTATCATCATCCTCGGGAGTATCGGGCTCTCGCTGGTCTACAGCATCGCCGATTTCGCGAACTTCGCACACGGCGATACGATGACTCTGGGCGCGTACGGGGCGTTCGTCGCCTTCGGCGTGTTCGGTGGTCTCGGCGGCACCGTTCTTGGCCTCCCAATCGGCTTCTTCCTGGCCCTTGCAGTCGGGATGGCGCTTGCTGCCGTTGTCGCCGTCCTCACCCACGTTCTCGTGTACAAGCCCCTCGATACGGACTCGATCGGGTTGCTTATCACGAGCATCGGCGTGGCGTTCGTCTACCGCGCGGTGCTACAGGGGACGTTCGGGACGGACTTTCTACAGTATGACATCCGCCGTAGCGGACCGATTCCGCTGCTGCTTGACACACTCGATGTCGCCGTGACGCAGCGAGACGTGGCGATCATCGTCAGCGCGGCGGTGCTCGTCGTCGGCCTGCACCTCCTGCTCCAGCGGACAACGCTTGGCCGGAAGATGCGCGCGACGGCTGACAACCCCGACCTCGCACGCGTGAGCGGTATCCGAACTGACCGCGTCATTCTCGTCATGTGGGTCGTCGGCAGCGCCTTGGCCGCCGCCGGCGGCGTCTTCCTCGCACTGTACAGCCAGCTCGACCCGCGTATCGGCTTCAATATCCTGCTGGTCGTGTTCGCCGCGGTCATCCTCGGTGGTATCGGCTCGGTGTACGGCGCGATGCTCGGTGGCCTTCTCATCGGGATGCTCCACGAACTGACGCCGCTGCTTAGCGATGTCGGTCTTCCCATCAGCAACGCCTACGCGCCGGCTGTCGCGTTCGTCATCATGGTCGCGGTCCTGCTTGTCAGGCCTCGCGGCATCGCGGGTGATATGACATGA
- a CDS encoding branched-chain amino acid ABC transporter permease, which yields MSTLDVGAYSAREKGVVGLLGALGAFLLLAVVTGFLAPAYLLYLVGLSAMYMLLSMGLNVQWGYGGMINFSVAAFFGLGAYGTALLTASGSPISGGVSPVIALFGGLGLAAVLAVIIGYPTLKLRDDYLAIASLGLAEVVRIFILNESQWTAGSAGLTGIPLFFSDWPILGDLTYPYVFYVGGAPLFYTTQSVVTSLLNVVLVTVIVAAVYLFLRRIHRSPWGRVLRTIRTDEDLAETLGKNTFAFKMQAFVIGSLIMALAGVFYSHLVLFVSPQDLQPITTFYVWVAVILGGTGSDRGAMLGGFTIVAIQQGTRFMTDTGALPIGAAPLRLMLVGLLIIFIVRLRPEGILPPERELIWPDSLGGGRDE from the coding sequence ATGAGCACGCTCGATGTCGGTGCCTACTCGGCCCGCGAGAAGGGCGTCGTGGGACTGCTCGGCGCGCTCGGCGCATTCTTGCTCCTGGCGGTTGTCACCGGCTTCCTCGCCCCGGCATACCTGCTGTATCTCGTTGGGCTGTCGGCGATGTACATGCTCCTCTCGATGGGGCTGAACGTCCAGTGGGGGTACGGCGGCATGATCAACTTCAGCGTCGCGGCGTTCTTCGGCCTCGGCGCGTACGGGACCGCATTGCTGACGGCGTCCGGGTCGCCAATCTCCGGCGGCGTCAGCCCAGTTATCGCGCTGTTTGGCGGTCTCGGACTCGCCGCAGTGCTCGCGGTCATCATCGGGTATCCGACGCTGAAGCTCCGCGACGACTACCTCGCAATCGCGTCGCTGGGCCTTGCAGAGGTCGTCCGAATCTTCATCCTCAACGAGTCCCAGTGGACGGCGGGCAGCGCCGGCCTGACCGGCATCCCGCTGTTCTTCTCCGACTGGCCGATCCTCGGCGACCTGACCTACCCGTACGTCTTCTACGTGGGCGGGGCTCCGCTGTTTTACACGACCCAGTCGGTTGTCACCAGCCTGCTGAACGTCGTCCTCGTCACGGTCATCGTCGCGGCGGTCTACCTGTTCCTCCGCCGCATCCACCGGTCGCCGTGGGGCCGCGTCCTGCGGACAATCCGGACCGACGAGGACCTCGCGGAGACGCTGGGCAAGAACACGTTCGCGTTCAAGATGCAGGCCTTTGTCATCGGGAGCCTCATCATGGCGCTCGCCGGCGTGTTCTACTCCCACCTCGTGCTGTTTGTCAGCCCGCAGGACCTCCAGCCCATCACGACGTTCTACGTCTGGGTCGCCGTCATCCTCGGCGGCACCGGCAGCGACCGCGGCGCGATGCTGGGCGGGTTCACCATCGTCGCCATCCAGCAGGGGACGCGGTTCATGACCGACACGGGCGCGCTGCCCATCGGCGCGGCACCGCTCCGACTCATGCTGGTCGGGTTGCTTATCATCTTCATCGTCAGACTCCGCCCGGAGGGGATTCTCCCGCCGGAGCGCGAACTTATCTGGCCCGACTCGCTGGGCGGTGGTCGCGATGAGTGA
- a CDS encoding proline racemase family protein: MERTEFITVDTHTGGEPTRIVLDGVEADTLSGETVREKRDRFAATADNIRKLLMQEPRGHADMFGAVPVPTDRADLGVFFMDTDGYLDMCGHGLIGVVTALIEQGELPETPELTVETPAGLVDVTVEIADGVVRRVAFENVDSYVCETVPVEQDGNPVEARIVYSGNYFAVVDADSLGVTLDGEYATQCIEPALELRRAVNDATPEDPVTGARVAVSAVELTASGDRSCVVFADGSVDRSPCGTGTCARLTLHHADGGLAIGERVEVTGPVGSTFEGYISDTRVANGVTVTSPVVSGTAHITGEHTFYRTDDDTLGSFTLA; the protein is encoded by the coding sequence ATGGAACGAACGGAGTTTATTACAGTAGACACACACACGGGCGGGGAGCCGACGCGCATCGTACTCGATGGGGTCGAGGCCGACACGCTCAGCGGAGAGACCGTCCGGGAGAAGCGCGACCGGTTTGCAGCCACGGCTGACAATATCCGGAAACTCCTCATGCAGGAGCCCCGTGGGCACGCAGATATGTTCGGAGCGGTCCCGGTGCCAACAGACCGGGCCGACCTCGGGGTTTTCTTCATGGATACTGACGGCTATCTGGATATGTGTGGCCACGGCCTCATCGGGGTCGTGACCGCACTCATCGAACAGGGCGAACTCCCCGAGACACCAGAACTGACCGTCGAAACCCCCGCCGGACTGGTCGACGTGACGGTCGAAATAGCGGATGGCGTTGTCCGCCGCGTTGCGTTCGAAAACGTCGACAGTTACGTCTGTGAGACGGTTCCCGTCGAACAGGACGGCAACCCAGTCGAGGCTCGTATCGTCTACTCCGGGAACTACTTCGCCGTCGTCGACGCTGACAGCCTCGGTGTCACGCTTGACGGCGAGTATGCCACGCAGTGTATCGAACCCGCACTGGAACTCCGTCGGGCAGTCAACGACGCCACACCGGAGGATCCAGTCACCGGAGCGCGGGTGGCCGTCTCGGCAGTCGAACTCACCGCCAGCGGCGACCGGAGCTGTGTCGTGTTCGCCGACGGCTCTGTCGACCGCTCTCCCTGTGGAACAGGCACGTGTGCGCGATTGACCCTTCACCACGCCGACGGCGGTCTCGCTATCGGCGAGCGTGTCGAAGTGACCGGCCCAGTCGGATCAACATTCGAGGGGTACATCAGCGACACCCGCGTCGCCAACGGCGTCACCGTGACCAGCCCGGTCGTTTCTGGCACAGCACATATCACGGGCGAACACACGTTTTATCGGACCGACGACGATACGCTCGGCAGTTTTACGCTCGCTTGA
- a CDS encoding ABC transporter substrate-binding protein: MNDHDKRSIDRRTVIKAAASAGLVGLAGCSGGAPEDGGGDGGDGGGGDGESTDSATDSGSETYTIGMVDSLSGSLSAFGQRNQRGKEIALDDVNAVGVGGGTLEISQQDDQSTSQGGVSAAQTLVNQEGVPLLIGTVGSGVSTAIHESVVQNTDVVQISQNSTSPNLTNFPDLLRMPPAGKAQAEAISSLLSEDGNESAALAWINNDYGQSVGEAFIEAYDGEIVYNEPHDQGQSSYSSTISSMSDTDADAWVFITYQPEFATMSQEAFDLGVTDQAAWYGGDSVKGPKVLESAPEGSLDGMKAVVPSVPQDAENYQAFVSEFEERFGEEPTSWSAYAYDAVIVSALAIEAADEFTGSALMEVVRDVTRPEGEEATTYEEAHEILANGGSPSDVDYTGVSGPIDLDENGDPVGLLQVFEVVDHAYESAGFIEG; this comes from the coding sequence ATGAACGACCATGACAAGCGCTCGATTGACAGGCGAACCGTAATCAAAGCCGCTGCCAGTGCTGGACTCGTCGGCCTCGCCGGCTGTTCCGGTGGTGCTCCCGAAGACGGTGGTGGCGACGGCGGCGATGGTGGTGGCGGCGACGGCGAATCAACGGATTCCGCGACGGACTCCGGGTCCGAAACCTACACTATCGGGATGGTTGACAGCCTCTCCGGGTCACTGTCGGCGTTCGGGCAGCGGAACCAGCGCGGCAAGGAGATCGCGCTTGATGATGTTAACGCCGTCGGCGTCGGTGGCGGCACACTGGAGATCTCACAGCAGGACGACCAGAGTACGAGTCAGGGTGGCGTCAGCGCGGCACAGACGCTGGTCAATCAGGAGGGTGTCCCGTTGCTCATCGGTACCGTCGGGAGCGGTGTCAGCACGGCTATCCACGAAAGCGTCGTCCAGAACACTGACGTTGTCCAGATCAGCCAGAACAGCACCAGCCCAAACCTGACGAACTTCCCAGACCTGCTTCGGATGCCGCCGGCAGGCAAGGCCCAGGCGGAGGCAATTTCGTCGCTCCTCAGCGAGGACGGCAACGAGTCCGCCGCCCTGGCCTGGATTAACAACGATTACGGCCAGTCCGTGGGCGAGGCATTTATCGAGGCCTACGACGGAGAAATCGTCTACAACGAACCCCACGACCAGGGCCAGTCCTCCTACAGCAGCACCATCTCCTCGATGTCCGACACCGACGCTGACGCGTGGGTGTTCATCACCTACCAGCCGGAGTTCGCGACAATGTCTCAGGAAGCGTTCGACCTGGGCGTCACCGATCAGGCCGCCTGGTACGGCGGTGACAGTGTCAAGGGTCCGAAAGTCCTCGAATCAGCTCCTGAGGGGAGCCTCGACGGAATGAAAGCCGTGGTTCCGAGCGTCCCACAGGACGCCGAGAACTACCAGGCGTTCGTCTCGGAATTCGAGGAGCGTTTCGGCGAGGAACCCACGTCGTGGTCGGCGTACGCGTACGACGCGGTGATTGTCAGCGCACTCGCTATCGAAGCCGCAGACGAGTTCACGGGTTCAGCACTCATGGAGGTCGTCCGGGACGTGACCCGTCCCGAGGGCGAGGAAGCGACCACGTACGAGGAGGCACACGAAATTCTGGCCAACGGTGGCTCGCCGTCTGACGTGGACTACACCGGCGTGAGCGGCCCCATCGACCTCGACGAGAACGGCGACCCGGTCGGGTTGCTACAGGTGTTCGAGGTCGTTGACCACGCGTACGAATCCGCCGGCTTCATCGAGGGCTAA
- a CDS encoding sugar O-acetyltransferase — protein sequence MPAEREKMLAGERYDPSDPELVAARERANELTREYNGTDPADDDARRALLADLFGSVGADCHVEPPFRCDYGEHIHVGDGFYANFDCVVLDVCRVNIGDDCLLGPGVHIYTATHPLDPEERRSGVEYGKPVTIGDNVWIGGQAVINPGVTIGDDAVIGSGAVVTDDVPAGVVVQGNPASVVREIED from the coding sequence ATGCCCGCTGAACGCGAGAAGATGCTCGCGGGCGAGCGCTACGACCCCAGCGACCCCGAACTCGTCGCCGCCCGCGAGCGTGCCAACGAACTCACCCGGGAGTACAACGGGACCGACCCGGCCGACGACGACGCGAGACGGGCCCTCCTCGCGGACCTGTTTGGCTCGGTCGGTGCGGACTGCCACGTCGAACCCCCGTTCCGGTGTGACTACGGCGAGCACATCCACGTCGGCGACGGCTTCTACGCGAACTTCGACTGCGTCGTGCTGGACGTCTGCCGGGTGAATATCGGCGACGACTGTCTGCTCGGACCGGGTGTCCACATCTACACTGCGACCCACCCGCTGGACCCGGAGGAACGGCGCAGCGGCGTCGAGTACGGGAAGCCGGTGACTATCGGCGATAACGTCTGGATTGGCGGGCAGGCGGTCATCAATCCGGGCGTCACCATCGGCGATGACGCCGTTATCGGGTCCGGCGCGGTCGTCACCGACGACGTTCCCGCAGGCGTCGTCGTTCAGGGAAACCCTGCGTCGGTCGTGCGGGAGATCGAGGACTGA
- a CDS encoding SCP2 sterol-binding domain-containing protein produces MTVTLPTEADDWAAAWRDRINERAAFADSADGFTAAFCFEIRADDAYSGEPIQFSVVIEDGVCTAAGTAADPEYDFAFRGPYSQWVTMLQGDLDISAAAMDGTFAVEGDTMRLLRRQDTIAEMVAAAQNVDTEFEY; encoded by the coding sequence ATGACTGTGACGCTGCCGACTGAAGCCGATGACTGGGCTGCTGCGTGGCGCGACCGGATCAACGAGCGGGCCGCGTTCGCTGACAGCGCTGACGGCTTCACCGCCGCGTTCTGCTTCGAAATCCGCGCCGACGACGCTTACTCCGGCGAACCGATACAGTTCTCCGTCGTCATCGAGGACGGCGTCTGCACCGCCGCCGGGACGGCCGCGGACCCCGAGTACGACTTCGCGTTCCGTGGCCCCTACAGCCAGTGGGTCACAATGTTGCAGGGCGACCTCGACATCTCCGCCGCCGCGATGGACGGGACCTTTGCTGTCGAGGGCGACACGATGCGGCTGCTTCGCCGGCAGGACACAATCGCCGAGATGGTCGCGGCGGCACAGAACGTCGACACCGAGTTCGAGTACTGA
- a CDS encoding DUF460 domain-containing protein codes for MNRTAALDAVVFGVDIQSGDVRGDAPSYALVVFDGESVERDVVSRRKLRRRIESEEPAIVATDNMYELAEDKDALIHVLGSLPDETKLVQVTGDERPEPLSRVAKRHGVPYGKDPMEEAEAAARLAAANVGQEVSAFTDTTEVKVSRGRSTGKGGWSEDRYTRRIHGAVKKRAREIESELDAAGLEYERDVTEKYGGFSNAVFRVSARPQDIPVSRARSGDTRVEIERQRRDGIEFKPLAKRRDHVIVGVDPGTTTAVAIVSLDGTVLDVYSSRTDDTAATTEWIIERGRPVVVAADVTPMPETVEKLRRSFSAAGWEPDTDLPVDEKKHRTREEAYDNDHERDAMAAALYAFDHHADQFERVAGKVPPQHDVGPVIDRVVAGEESVETVLRDLEDDDGDDEEATAHEPRELTDDEKEIKRLNARIERLESHVDDLKETIQRKDDQLSEKDKQLEKARSEGRREVRKDREVTRLQRRNEALERKVEEEQEKRETLADKLDRLKALWKLDHSNFADVSEKQEGLTPVKVVEQFTKDAIADADERFGLVEDDIVMFRDASGAGRSTAQQLADIDPKIVLRNGNLSDIADQVLFDNEIPVAPAEMVTVQEVDELAVARESEIEAAIEDWEERAADRRKEQNAEMVDQIISEHRADRPTSEN; via the coding sequence GTGAACCGCACGGCAGCGCTCGACGCGGTCGTCTTCGGTGTCGACATCCAGAGCGGCGACGTGCGCGGCGACGCGCCGTCGTACGCACTGGTGGTCTTCGACGGGGAATCAGTCGAGCGAGACGTGGTCTCGCGGCGGAAGCTCCGCCGGCGTATCGAGAGCGAGGAGCCGGCCATCGTCGCGACGGACAACATGTACGAACTCGCCGAGGACAAGGACGCCCTGATTCACGTTCTGGGCTCGCTCCCCGACGAGACGAAACTGGTGCAGGTGACAGGCGACGAGCGGCCGGAACCGCTCTCGCGGGTCGCCAAACGCCACGGCGTCCCCTACGGCAAGGACCCGATGGAGGAGGCCGAGGCCGCCGCCCGACTGGCCGCCGCCAACGTCGGCCAGGAGGTGTCCGCCTTCACCGACACGACCGAGGTGAAGGTCTCGCGGGGCCGCTCGACGGGCAAGGGCGGCTGGTCCGAGGACCGCTACACCCGGCGCATCCACGGGGCGGTCAAGAAGCGCGCCCGGGAAATCGAGTCCGAACTCGACGCCGCCGGACTGGAGTACGAGCGGGACGTGACCGAGAAGTACGGCGGCTTCTCCAACGCCGTGTTCCGGGTGTCGGCGCGACCGCAGGACATCCCCGTGTCGAGAGCGCGGTCGGGCGACACCCGGGTCGAAATCGAGCGCCAGCGGCGCGACGGCATCGAGTTCAAACCCCTGGCGAAGCGCCGCGACCACGTCATCGTCGGCGTCGACCCCGGGACGACGACGGCCGTTGCCATCGTCTCCCTCGACGGCACTGTGCTGGACGTGTACTCCTCGCGGACCGACGACACCGCCGCGACGACGGAGTGGATAATCGAGCGCGGCCGGCCGGTCGTCGTCGCCGCCGACGTGACGCCGATGCCCGAGACCGTCGAGAAGCTCCGGCGCTCGTTCAGCGCCGCCGGCTGGGAACCCGACACCGACCTCCCGGTCGACGAGAAGAAACACCGGACCCGCGAGGAGGCCTACGACAACGACCACGAGCGGGACGCGATGGCCGCCGCGCTCTATGCCTTCGACCACCACGCCGACCAGTTCGAGCGCGTCGCCGGCAAGGTGCCGCCACAGCACGACGTGGGGCCGGTCATCGACCGCGTCGTCGCCGGCGAGGAGAGCGTCGAGACGGTGCTGCGCGATCTCGAAGACGACGACGGCGACGACGAGGAGGCCACGGCGCACGAACCGCGGGAACTCACCGACGACGAAAAGGAGATCAAGCGGCTGAACGCCCGCATCGAGCGCCTTGAGTCACACGTCGACGACCTCAAAGAGACCATCCAGCGCAAGGACGACCAGCTCTCGGAGAAGGACAAACAGCTGGAGAAAGCCCGCAGCGAGGGCCGGCGGGAAGTCAGGAAGGACCGCGAGGTGACGCGGCTCCAGCGGCGCAACGAAGCCCTCGAACGGAAAGTCGAGGAGGAACAGGAAAAGCGGGAGACGCTGGCCGACAAGCTCGACCGACTGAAGGCGCTGTGGAAGCTCGACCACTCGAACTTCGCCGACGTGTCGGAGAAGCAGGAAGGACTGACCCCGGTCAAGGTGGTCGAGCAGTTCACCAAGGACGCCATCGCTGACGCCGACGAGCGCTTTGGCCTCGTTGAGGATGACATCGTCATGTTTCGGGATGCCTCGGGCGCGGGCCGGTCGACGGCCCAGCAACTGGCAGATATCGACCCGAAAATCGTGCTCCGGAACGGGAACCTCTCTGACATCGCCGATCAGGTGCTGTTCGACAACGAGATTCCCGTCGCGCCGGCGGAGATGGTCACCGTGCAGGAAGTAGACGAACTGGCCGTCGCCCGCGAAAGCGAGATTGAGGCGGCAATCGAAGACTGGGAGGAACGCGCCGCCGACCGCCGAAAGGAACAGAACGCGGAGATGGTCGACCAGATAATCAGCGAACACCGGGCCGACCGGCCGACGAGCGAGAACTAA
- a CDS encoding DUF7470 family protein, which translates to MLDKLGAVGIGGIVVLLAGIGLVAWKAPIVAVGIALVVGGLGLVVYGLVTSLLGAFGLGGGMGGMGGGGMGGGGMGGDGMP; encoded by the coding sequence ATGCTCGACAAACTCGGTGCGGTTGGTATCGGCGGCATCGTCGTGTTGCTCGCCGGCATCGGTCTGGTCGCGTGGAAGGCACCTATCGTCGCCGTCGGTATCGCTCTGGTCGTCGGCGGCCTCGGGCTGGTCGTCTACGGACTCGTCACGAGCCTGCTCGGCGCGTTCGGCCTCGGTGGCGGCATGGGCGGTATGGGTGGCGGCGGCATGGGCGGTGGCGGTATGGGCGGCGACGGCATGCCCTGA
- a CDS encoding ABC transporter ATP-binding protein, translated as MSEQSLVSDGPILGKDDPVLRAEGLEKRFGGLVATDDASIEVERGTITGLIGPNGAGKSTLFNLVSGFYEPDAGSVSVNGVDVTGRKPHEIADQGMIRTFQTPRKPEGMTVREALLVGPHDQTGESIIPLFTSPSTVEQEERRSLEQAQQMLERFEIGDLATQPATDLSGGQMKLVELARGMMAEPDLLLLDEPVAGVNPVLADKLAGFIEELNEEGITFLIIEHDMNFIMRLADPIIVLNQGSVLVEGPPEAVRSDERVIDAYLGGPSE; from the coding sequence ATGAGTGAGCAGTCGCTCGTCTCCGACGGACCAATTCTCGGAAAGGACGACCCGGTGCTCCGGGCCGAAGGACTGGAGAAACGCTTCGGCGGCCTCGTGGCGACTGACGACGCGTCCATCGAGGTCGAACGCGGCACGATTACGGGCCTCATCGGTCCCAACGGGGCCGGCAAATCGACGCTGTTCAATCTCGTCTCGGGCTTCTACGAACCCGATGCGGGCTCCGTCTCGGTCAACGGCGTCGACGTAACCGGCCGGAAGCCACACGAAATCGCCGATCAGGGAATGATTCGGACGTTCCAGACGCCGCGCAAACCGGAGGGGATGACCGTTCGGGAGGCGCTGCTGGTGGGCCCACACGACCAGACCGGGGAATCGATTATCCCGCTGTTCACCTCGCCAAGCACCGTCGAACAGGAGGAACGACGCTCGCTCGAACAGGCCCAGCAGATGCTCGAACGGTTCGAAATCGGCGACCTGGCGACTCAGCCCGCAACGGACCTCTCGGGTGGGCAGATGAAACTGGTCGAACTGGCCCGCGGGATGATGGCCGAACCCGACCTGTTGCTGCTCGATGAGCCGGTCGCCGGCGTCAATCCCGTGCTGGCCGACAAACTGGCTGGGTTCATCGAGGAACTTAACGAGGAAGGCATCACCTTCCTCATCATCGAACACGACATGAACTTCATCATGCGGCTTGCTGACCCGATTATCGTCCTCAATCAGGGGAGTGTCCTCGTGGAAGGGCCGCCCGAGGCGGTCCGGAGCGACGAGCGCGTCATCGACGCCTATCTGGGAGGGCCGTCGGAATGA
- a CDS encoding ABC transporter ATP-binding protein gives MTGPILTVDGVDSGYGEVQVLDDLSLTLGEGEIACLVGPNGAGKSTVLKTVFGMLTPWTGSVRLGDREIGGMAPEDIVRIGVGYVPQTENVFGSLTIDENLRMGGVARDGGLDEVVTELYDRFPILDDKRDANAKTLSGGQRQVLAFARALVMEPDVLLIDEPSAGLAPNTAKEVFDDVETVNELGTSILMVEQNAREGLGISDRGFVLDQGTVKFEGEADSLLDDPEVSRLYLGGESRR, from the coding sequence ATGACTGGCCCTATCCTCACCGTCGATGGCGTCGACAGCGGCTACGGCGAGGTGCAGGTGCTCGACGACCTCTCGCTGACGCTTGGTGAGGGGGAAATCGCCTGCCTCGTCGGCCCGAACGGGGCCGGCAAGTCCACCGTCCTCAAGACGGTGTTCGGCATGCTGACGCCGTGGACCGGTTCCGTCCGTCTGGGCGACCGCGAGATCGGCGGGATGGCCCCCGAAGACATCGTCCGCATCGGTGTCGGCTACGTCCCACAGACGGAGAACGTGTTCGGCTCGCTGACCATCGACGAGAACCTCCGGATGGGTGGGGTCGCCCGTGACGGCGGCCTCGACGAGGTCGTGACCGAACTGTACGACCGGTTCCCTATCCTCGACGACAAGCGCGACGCGAACGCAAAGACGCTCTCGGGCGGCCAGCGGCAGGTGCTGGCCTTCGCCCGTGCGCTTGTGATGGAACCTGACGTGTTGCTCATCGATGAGCCAAGTGCCGGGCTGGCACCGAACACCGCAAAAGAGGTGTTCGACGACGTGGAGACGGTCAACGAACTCGGCACGTCGATTCTCATGGTCGAGCAGAACGCCCGCGAGGGACTGGGCATCTCAGACCGCGGGTTCGTCCTCGACCAGGGGACGGTCAAGTTCGAGGGCGAGGCCGACTCGCTGCTCGATGACCCCGAGGTGTCACGGCTGTATCTCGGCGGCGAATCCCGTCGCTGA
- a CDS encoding sensor histidine kinase — protein sequence MEDQCRVLAAAVETLDDVFYVYDADGKLAYWNARLNELFDLTDSELSGTAPTEFFVADDRAAVEAAIDEVFESGQTSVEARAETTEGVVTFELSGRLLTGDDGTVQGFSGVGRDITDRREREWHLQRQNERLTEFADLLAHDLRTPLAVTSGHLELAAKELSPERIDAARDGLERLEAIIDDMRTATREGALATEEQAVNIADVATTAWNHVETGSAVLEPPPPILVEADPKRLLRLFENIFVNAVTHGPERGERASGEDREAGTTDITVRLVPTADGFAVEDDGRGIDPDDREWVFEPGASQAADGTGFGLYIVRTIAEAHGWTVRATAAEHGGARFEFDIDADTAC from the coding sequence ATGGAAGACCAGTGTCGTGTTCTGGCGGCCGCAGTCGAGACGCTCGACGACGTCTTCTACGTCTACGACGCAGACGGCAAACTTGCGTACTGGAACGCTCGGCTGAACGAACTGTTCGACCTGACGGATAGCGAACTGTCAGGCACAGCGCCGACCGAGTTCTTCGTCGCGGACGACCGGGCAGCCGTTGAAGCAGCCATCGATGAAGTGTTTGAATCAGGTCAGACGAGCGTCGAAGCGCGGGCAGAGACGACAGAAGGTGTAGTGACATTCGAGCTCAGCGGCCGGCTTCTTACAGGGGACGACGGCACAGTGCAGGGGTTCAGCGGTGTCGGACGTGACATCACGGACCGGCGCGAACGGGAGTGGCACCTTCAGCGACAGAACGAGCGGCTCACGGAGTTCGCTGATCTGCTGGCACACGACCTCCGGACGCCGCTTGCCGTCACCAGCGGCCACCTCGAACTCGCCGCCAAGGAGCTGTCGCCCGAGCGCATCGACGCCGCCAGAGACGGGTTGGAACGGTTAGAAGCGATTATCGACGATATGCGGACGGCGACCAGAGAGGGTGCGCTGGCAACCGAGGAGCAGGCGGTCAATATCGCCGACGTGGCGACGACGGCGTGGAACCACGTCGAAACCGGCAGTGCAGTGCTGGAACCGCCGCCGCCGATACTGGTCGAGGCTGACCCGAAGCGGCTGCTCCGACTGTTCGAGAATATCTTCGTCAACGCCGTCACACACGGCCCTGAACGCGGCGAGCGCGCATCTGGCGAGGACCGCGAGGCTGGCACTACCGACATCACAGTTCGTCTCGTCCCAACGGCCGACGGCTTCGCTGTCGAGGATGACGGTCGGGGAATCGACCCGGACGACCGGGAGTGGGTGTTTGAACCGGGCGCGTCACAGGCGGCTGACGGGACCGGTTTCGGCCTCTACATCGTCAGGACAATCGCCGAAGCCCACGGCTGGACGGTGCGTGCCACAGCAGCAGAACACGGCGGTGCACGGTTCGAGTTCGATATCGATGCAGACACCGCCTGTTAG
- a CDS encoding thioredoxin family protein produces the protein MNTTTENSVRTVETRSELDDVVATADRVLAMVRTSGCTICKSMEPILDIAAKATDATVVVFNPKRDLDAVDAFDVRSVPTLLLFADGELIDRRAEGFVPAEELIEFVESGSESSN, from the coding sequence ATGAACACCACAACCGAAAACAGCGTTCGAACGGTCGAAACACGGAGCGAACTCGACGACGTGGTGGCGACGGCCGACCGCGTACTGGCGATGGTCCGGACAAGCGGCTGTACAATCTGCAAGTCGATGGAGCCGATACTCGACATTGCCGCGAAGGCCACCGACGCCACGGTAGTCGTGTTCAATCCCAAACGCGACCTCGATGCCGTCGACGCGTTCGACGTCCGGAGCGTCCCGACGCTCCTGCTGTTTGCCGACGGCGAGCTTATCGACCGCCGTGCCGAGGGGTTCGTCCCGGCCGAGGAGCTTATTGAGTTCGTCGAGAGCGGGTCAGAATCGAGCAACTGA